Genomic DNA from Porites lutea chromosome 4, jaPorLute2.1, whole genome shotgun sequence:
CAAGTAAATTAACATATTATTAGCCCAAAATCTGGGTATGGCTTCAAATAAATCTTTAACGATTAAGGTCAGTGTAAATCGCAGACTGTGgactattgttttcaccatgcaaatgcGAACGTGACAATaatagtcccattgttttctaggcataaaaacaatagtccgcaATCAGTCCACAGTTTGCGTTTTACACTGCCCCATAATGATTATGCATGTGAGTACTAGTGCCAAAATTGTGGAACAAGAACAAAATTTacctttccagttttttttcaacttttgatatGGACAAGTTCAGGAAAATCTGACTACTTTGATGGGAAGAGAGGTCACTCAGCAACTGAGGACGTAAAAATACATCCTCATACAAATGAGAGCACTAAGAGTCCATTTGTTTGAGTTGGCTTGAATTATAAATTAAATCTGGTCGTTGAGAAAGGTCTGGCAGTAATAATTTATAAAAGGCCGCTGATAAGTTATATTCACTTCGCTATTATTGTATTTAGCTCAATACTTTTTCTGACATGGTCGCTAAGCCACGGCAACAAAGAATGACTGGAGAAGCACCAGTTGAAATTTGCGCTGATTGGGACTCTGATGTAAGCGATTTTACAGCAAAAGTGATTGGAAAAAGGAAAACCGCTCTGAGGAGTCTTCGCCGGAGGAAAATGTTGAAGAAGACCAAGGTGAATCTTCAAACAATGGCCACCAGTCGCCAGGTGTATTTTACTCTGGTAGGGAAGGGATTAAATATGTAAAATTGCCAGGTTTGAAATGATTTGTTAAAAAGTAACAAAGGTATAGCTACTCAAAGTCACAAATTTCACAGACCTTTCTATTGTCAGGACATGCCCCTCACTACATAAATGTCTGTAAATTTTTGTAACTTTGTGGAGCTATATCTTCactgatttaaccctttaagccccagtatcaacatacaaattctccatactgatctccatacatttccttaaagaatgagttgagagaatctgatagaagatcaaggcatttttacttgggtgatcattttattaattctcataacttatctcttgacaatgtatggatattgttaggagaaaattgatcttggtcactattgggacttacaGGGTTAAGACTCATCAATTACAAACTTGGCaagtttactaattttaaggtgCTTTTTCCAGTGGTGTGAACAGATTTTCCCATCTGGTCCacatcaaaagttgaaaaacccTGGAAGGGTCATTTTAAAGAGTGAATTTGAGAAAGGTTgacataataaaaaaagaattgcaCCATTCATTTGAAAAAGAATGCTCACCACTTGAACTCCACTTTCTTTGAAGTGCCCTGTCATGAACATGGCTGCCATCATTTCACACTGTGCCACAAGAAATGCCTTGTGTGCAACAACAACTCTGTCTTCAATTTTGAACACAATGTCTGAGAAGATCTGGGAATTGACAAGTTTCTTTGCAGAAGAAACCATTTCTCGCACCATGTTAGAATAAACTTCAGTATTCATGTACTCCATTCTGTTAATTACATTAGCAACATACTCAGCAAGGTGAACAATTTGAAGATTCCTAGCCGCTTCTTCAAGCTCCTCAGTGCAAACCTCCAGAGGAATGTTACCACTGTACAGAAATTCAAGAACATGCATGAATGttccaaaagaaagaaaattgtcAACTGTGACTAGAACACTGGCACCACGTTCTTCACTGACCCAATTATTTCGGGAACTAATGGCGACAAAACCCCTGGGTAGACTTCCCGGCTTTCCAAACACAAGTGCATCTTGCAACACAAGCTTCTTTGAGGGTGCACCACTATTGGTGACTCTTAGTTCCCTTGCAGAAAACAGTTCTGCAAATGCTGGTGCAACAGCAGACAGAATTGCCCTGTGTGCCTTGATGGTCTGGCCCTGCACCAGAAACTCCACATCAGCACACGTTCCCAGATCAAGAAGCCTCGCCAAGTTTTCTTTATATAACAAAGGTAAATCGACACTCACAGCTGGGGAATCTGGTTTCTCTGGAAGGTATGGAGGTTGAAGTTGTGGTTTTAAGACCCCCTTCAGGTGAGATGACCAAAACCTGGTATGTCGCCGGGTGTTTAGTGCTGCACGAACTGCATTATCAAAAACATGATTTACACCCCACATGGTTACAACACTGGCTTCATAATAAGTTGCACCAATTTCCTTTGCCACTTGGCGCCCCATGTCAGGTGTCACAAGGGAACATTCTCGCATTCGCTTGGATAAGCTTTTGCTTACAGTTACACTTGTGCTGACTTTGACATGCTGTCGCCAGTCTGACTGAGTTCCCACCAAAACAATGGGAGTTCTTGGACAGTACTTCTTGATTTCACTATACCACACAgcattaacatttttaaaggTGTTAGGACTGTTGATTGCAAAACAGAGCACCACCACATGTGCATTTTGATATGCAAATTTTCGGTTGAACTCATGATCACCAAATGTGTCCCAGAGCCTTAGTGCTATGTCGACTCCATCAACTCTGAAGTTGGCACGATCTCTTATTTCTGGGGAGACGTGGTATTGGTCAATTGCAAATACTGTTGGAAAGTGAAGGTGTTGCTTTTGGGTGACCTGTGGTGCTGGTGTACCAACTCCAAAAGCCTGTGCACAAATGAGTCTGGTCTTTCCAACACCTGTATCTCCGACAAGCACACATTTAATCAGCTCACGAGGATGCTCTTGATCATATTCAATTTCACTCAACATTTTTTCGAAAAT
This window encodes:
- the LOC140935663 gene encoding rho-related BTB domain-containing protein 1-like translates to MLSEIEYDQEHPRELIKCVLVGDTGVGKTRLICAQAFGVGTPAPQVTQKQHLHFPTVFAIDQYHVSPEIRDRANFRVDGVDIALRLWDTFGDHEFNRKFAYQNAHVVVLCFAINSPNTFKNVNAVWYSEIKKYCPRTPIVLVGTQSDWRQHVKVSTSVTVSKSLSKRMRECSLVTPDMGRQVAKEIGATYYEASVVTMWGVNHVFDNAVRAALNTRRHTRFWSSHLKGVLKPQLQPPYLPEKPDSPAVSVDLPLLYKENLARLLDLGTCADVEFLVQGQTIKAHRAILSAVAPAFAELFSARELRVTNSGAPSKKLVLQDALVFGKPGSLPRGFVAISSRNNWVSEERGASVLVTVDNFLSFGTFMHVLEFLYSGNIPLEVCTEELEEAARNLQIVHLAEYVANVINRMEYMNTEVYSNMVREMVSSAKKLVNSQIFSDIVFKIEDRVVVAHKAFLVAQCEMMAAMFMTGHFKESGVQVVEFKDTNYDAFLRVLEYLYTGQCPCLNLDETIVVMALANFFCLPRLVALCEQIIVKELQVSMATDEMAVAEDIIGYLLEAQIHNASQLEAWCIHFIATHYNAIYSQCPKPLKNLDSSTLMAIEKKRWPPPWYILEADWYQKAVQELDNEKAADKLRKSHKHVRHKRKCSCL